TGATAAAAATCGCTGGCAGCCTCTAGACATTACAGGCAGGCTAACTCAAAATCAGCAGGAAGTGGGAGACATTCAGGTCTTCCTTGGACCTCACTGGGGCTATGTGAAACCTTTTGCCCTTGTTCCCAGAGACAATCCCGATGAAGATGTTTTTTTAGACCCTGGATCCCCTCCTTATCTTGGGGGTGAAGGCGATCAGTTATTTAAAGACGCTATTGTGCGCGTTATCCGTTTCAGCAGCCAAGTAGACCCTGATGACGGAAATCTTATAGATATTTCTCCTGGAGCTATAGGAAATAATAGTCTTGGAACTAATAACGGAACTGGATATAGCGTTAATCCTTTTACCGGACTTCCTTACGAGTCTAATATTGTTAAAAGGGGTGATTACGGACGTATTCTGGCTGAATTCTGGGCAGATGGGCCTGATTCTGAAACACCGCCAGGTCATTGGAACACAATAGCCAACTATGTATCTGATCATCCGCTTCTTATAAAGAGAATCGCAAATACAGGAGAAGAGTTAAACGATCTGGAATGGGATGTAAAACTTTATTTTGCTATAAACGGGGCGCTTCATGACGCAGCTGTTGCGGCCTGGGATGCCAAACGAAAGTATGACTACGTAAGACCTATATCCTCTATTCGATATATGGGCGGATTAGGGCAGTCCTCAGACCCAGAAGGAATTTCCTATCATCCCGATGGGCTTCCTCTAGTGCCGGATCTAATTGAGGTAATTACCGAAGATAGCACTGCTCCAGGTCAAAGACACAGTCAACTAGCAGGCTTTGAGGGATTTATTGCAGTTCATTCATGGTTGGGAGAACCTGAAGATCCTGAGAGCGAGTACAGCGGGACGGGCTGGATATTGGCCATACAATGGCTGCCCTATCAGCGCTCAAACTTCGTGACTCCTCCATTTGCCGGATATATTTCAGGGCACAGCACATTCAGCCGTGCTGCTGCAGAGGTATTAGCTGCTTTTACTGGAAGCGAATATTTTCCGGGAGGACTAGGGACATTAATAGCCGAAAGAGACGACTTTCTTGAGTTTGAAATAGGTCCTACAGAAGATATCGAGCTTGAGTGGGCTAAATATTATGATGCTTCAGATGAAGCGGGCATATCAAGACTATGGGGCGGTATACATGTGGACGTGGATGACCTGCAAGGCAGAATTGTAGGGTCCATGGTCGGCAAAGACGCCTATGAACTTGCTGCAGATTATTTTGACGGAACGATTCAATAATTAGGTATTAGAGCTGAATACCATTATGGAAAAATAGGGGTTTGTGATGATTAGACATCGATACCAAAACTCTAGAGCCAAGCGGAATCTGGACCGCATGATGCTCTAAACAGTGCAATGTCTCACCGCTATCCATAGAAACTTTATAGATATATGACCCTCCTTGGAATATTGAGGATACAATGGTTGCGTTAAACCTTTGCGTATCGGTATGAAGTTCAATATCATCTGGTCTCACCATGATCTCAAGCTCATTGGAATCATTTGTTCTATTGGGAAGATCAACATCACCAACAATTGTTGAAGCATGATCTGAGACATTACTTACAGAAATGAAATCAGCAGTCCCGACAAACTTGGCTATGAAACTCGATTTAGGGTTGTGATAGATTTCATAGGGCGAGCCTAGTTGTTCGAGATAGCCGTTATTCATTATCGCAATTTTATCCCCGACAAAAAAAGCTTCCTCCTGATCATGAGTTACAAATATCGCTGAGACTCCGTTTGACTTTAAGATATCTAAGATTTCCTCTCTTACATCTAATCTAAGACTTGCATCAAGATTAGAGAAAGGCTCATCTAAAAGCAATACTTTTGGAGAGGGCGCAAGTGCTCTGGCAAGAGCAACACGCTGCTGCTGTCCTCCTGAAAGCTCTCCGGGCATGCGTGATTCAAGCCCTTCTAAGCCTAGAAGAGATATATACTTAGAGGCAATTTTTTCCTTATCCCCATCCTTTAGTCCAAAGGTGATGTTCTTTAGAACGCTTAGATGCGGAAACAAAGCATAGTCTTGAAATACTAACCCCACGCCCCTTTTCTCTGGAGGAACGCCTTTATTATTTTTGTAGACGGTGCTGCCGCCTATCTCTATCTCACCCTGATCTGGTGATAAAAACCCGGCAATCAGTCTTAGAACGGTGGTTTTGCCGCATCCGCTAGGCCCCAAGAGTGAAACTATTTCACCAGGCTCTAAAGAAAAAGACATATTCTGAACCACTGTCACAGAGCCAAATGATTTCGTAATATCCTTACATTCTAAAATATGATCCAAATTACAAATCCCTCCAAGTGAATTTGCTTACATATATTATAGCTACCAATAGAGTATAGTGTAGCATCAATTACTAAACCCAGATTATTTGGCAAAAAATCAATTATTAATTCTTTTAAGCAGAATAAATACCATAGGTACTGAAGCAACTAGCATCAAAACCAAAGAGTACATTGCCCCTGCAGCCAGAAAAGTTTCAGATGTAGCAGACCATATTCCGGTTGCTAGAGTTCTAAATCCATATGGGGATAATATCAGTGTTGATGGCAGCTCTCTCATTGTTAGCAAAAAAGCCAAAATAAAACCTGCAAGTATTCCTGGTTTAATCAAAGGAAGCGTAATCCTGGCAATTACCTGAAAACGGTTTTTCCCCAGACTTCGAGCGGCATCTTCAAGATTAGTGTTAATCTGGAGTATCAAATTTCGCATAGTCCCTATACAAATAGGGAGAAAGAGAATTACATAGGCGGCTATGAGCAATATGTAGGTTTGATACAAGGGCCTTAGAAACCTTATGCCTAAAAATACGATTGATAATGCTACTACAACACCAGGCAGTGCGTAGCCAACATAGACTATATTCTCTAAGAATCTGGACATTTTCCCTTGGTACCTACAGGAAAAATATGCAATTGGAAATGCCGTAATTACAATAACAACAGCTGCAACCAGACTTATTGTTAAGGAATTAAAAGCCATGCTGAGGACATTACTAAAAGCCTGTCCAGTGGTTATACCCAAATACAGCCAGTAGAAAAGAACTGCTGAGGGGATTACTAGGCTAAGTAGAACCAGTGCTGTTAGAAAAAGTATGACAGGTGTTTTCCATGCCCCAATATCTATATATGAACTAAAACTGCGTCTTAGCTTACTGGTTCCTGAGCTCAACTCATTTTTACGTATTCTGCTTTCAAATATTATGAATATGGAGGCAAGTAATAGCACTAGCGTTGAAAGAACCGCTGCAACATCAAAATTAAATGCCGATTGGTACTGTACATATATGGCCCAAGTAAAGGTTTCATACCTAAGAAGCGAGACTGCGCCAAAGTCGCTTAAAACCATCAGCGATGTGAAGACCCCGCCTGTAGCTATAGCGGGCTTTAGCTGAGGAAGTATTACTTTGAAAAATGTTTTAAATGTGCTGTATCCAAGGCTATGTGAGACTTCTTCAAGTGAGACATCAAGCTTTGACAATGACGCGCTGACTGGCAGAAGCATATAAGGAAAACGAAGAACTGAAAGCACAATAAGAGAGCCCCAAAACCCGTATATCTCAGGAAGACGCTCAACCCCAAATGAAGAAAGCATGCTTTGAAATAAACCGGTAGGTCCAAAAGCTGCTACCATTATAAACCCGCCAACATATGAGGGTATAACAAGCGGAATCACCGTTAGAGTTAGCCACAGTCTCCTAAGCGGAATATTGGTCCTAAATAAAAACCATGCAAGAGGCACGGAAATAAGAGCTGAAACAATAGTAACGCTAAATGCAAGAACCAATGTTCTCACAATTATGTTAAACGTACGCCACCTAAAAATTATCTCTAAAGCTTCATCGCCAGTGCCAATGGTTTTTACAAACAGATATATCAGCGGAATTGATAAAGCGGCAGCTATTACCAGAGAAATTATGAGTAATGAGATATAAAACCAATCATTTAACCGCGCAGCAATAGCATTCATATATAGTTTCTGATTTTAATCAGATCAAGGTATTATCTCAACCCCTCTTAAAATCGTAACTGTACCCTGCAAGTCATTCATATCGCTCATCTCAATCTTTGGACTATTAATATCAGCAAGTGGTTTCAACATTGGATTTATTTTCACTCCCTCAACAACTGGGTATTCATAGTTCTGTGAGGCGAAGAATTGCTGAGATACCGGTGAGAGCATAAACTCAAGAAACTCGATGGCTTCTTCTTTGTTTTCTGAGGTCTCAAGCACACCGGCGCCGGCAACTAGTATTAATGCCCCGGGGCCGCCTTCTTCTATATGATAGTTTCGCGCGCTAAAGTCCATACCCTGC
This region of Thermodesulfobacteriota bacterium genomic DNA includes:
- a CDS encoding vanadium-dependent haloperoxidase; this translates as MKGIRSGRPASLLVFSFIVLISTIHIGCDSESNSNNISSDNSVARIWNEEILNAIRLDTPAPTVHSRNLFHLSIAIYDAWAAYDSTSIGYLVKDKVSAEDVESARAESISFAAYRVLTVRYANSPGAEDSLASFDSTMNKLGYDMSFTSTDGNSPAALGNRIAQEVLSYGLTDGSNEAGGYEDNTGYMPVNEPLAVRILGPVNMDDKNRWQPLDITGRLTQNQQEVGDIQVFLGPHWGYVKPFALVPRDNPDEDVFLDPGSPPYLGGEGDQLFKDAIVRVIRFSSQVDPDDGNLIDISPGAIGNNSLGTNNGTGYSVNPFTGLPYESNIVKRGDYGRILAEFWADGPDSETPPGHWNTIANYVSDHPLLIKRIANTGEELNDLEWDVKLYFAINGALHDAAVAAWDAKRKYDYVRPISSIRYMGGLGQSSDPEGISYHPDGLPLVPDLIEVITEDSTAPGQRHSQLAGFEGFIAVHSWLGEPEDPESEYSGTGWILAIQWLPYQRSNFVTPPFAGYISGHSTFSRAAAEVLAAFTGSEYFPGGLGTLIAERDDFLEFEIGPTEDIELEWAKYYDASDEAGISRLWGGIHVDVDDLQGRIVGSMVGKDAYELAADYFDGTIQ
- a CDS encoding ABC transporter ATP-binding protein; translated protein: MDHILECKDITKSFGSVTVVQNMSFSLEPGEIVSLLGPSGCGKTTVLRLIAGFLSPDQGEIEIGGSTVYKNNKGVPPEKRGVGLVFQDYALFPHLSVLKNITFGLKDGDKEKIASKYISLLGLEGLESRMPGELSGGQQQRVALARALAPSPKVLLLDEPFSNLDASLRLDVREEILDILKSNGVSAIFVTHDQEEAFFVGDKIAIMNNGYLEQLGSPYEIYHNPKSSFIAKFVGTADFISVSNVSDHASTIVGDVDLPNRTNDSNELEIMVRPDDIELHTDTQRFNATIVSSIFQGGSYIYKVSMDSGETLHCLEHHAVQIPLGSRVLVSMSNHHKPLFFHNGIQL
- a CDS encoding iron ABC transporter permease — encoded protein: MNAIAARLNDWFYISLLIISLVIAAALSIPLIYLFVKTIGTGDEALEIIFRWRTFNIIVRTLVLAFSVTIVSALISVPLAWFLFRTNIPLRRLWLTLTVIPLVIPSYVGGFIMVAAFGPTGLFQSMLSSFGVERLPEIYGFWGSLIVLSVLRFPYMLLPVSASLSKLDVSLEEVSHSLGYSTFKTFFKVILPQLKPAIATGGVFTSLMVLSDFGAVSLLRYETFTWAIYVQYQSAFNFDVAAVLSTLVLLLASIFIIFESRIRKNELSSGTSKLRRSFSSYIDIGAWKTPVILFLTALVLLSLVIPSAVLFYWLYLGITTGQAFSNVLSMAFNSLTISLVAAVVIVITAFPIAYFSCRYQGKMSRFLENIVYVGYALPGVVVALSIVFLGIRFLRPLYQTYILLIAAYVILFLPICIGTMRNLILQINTNLEDAARSLGKNRFQVIARITLPLIKPGILAGFILAFLLTMRELPSTLILSPYGFRTLATGIWSATSETFLAAGAMYSLVLMLVASVPMVFILLKRINN